AGGGTTTGCAGACGGATCATCTCGCCGTCCGAGACGCGCTCCGCAGGGATGCCCGTCATGGCGGTAATCACCTCCTGGATATGCCTTGCGGTGATCTCCACGGGATTGCTTTCGAGCGAGCGCTTCCATTCGGCGCGGCTCTCGCCCAGCTTCGAGTGCAGCGCGATTTCCCGCATGCGCGCCGAGGCGGCCTTCTCGTAGACCAGCGCTTCGACCGCTTCGCGGCGTTCGCGCCTGGCGTCGCTGAGCGCCGTCTTCATGGCCCGCAGCTCCTCCGGTTCGCGTGCCGATTGCAGGTGCGCCCGCGAGCCGGCCTCGTCCAGCGCGTCGATGGCCTTGTCGGGGAAATAGCGGTCGGTGACGTAACGCCCGGTGAGCGTCACGCAGGCCTGCAACGCCTCCTCGGTGTAGTGCACCTTGTGGTGGCGCTCGTAGTGGGGCGCGATGTTGCGCAGGATCTGGAGCGTCTGCTCGGGTGTCGTCGGCTCGATCACCACCTTCTGGAAGCGGCGTTCGAGGGCCGAGTCGGTCTCGATGTTCTCGCGGTACTCGTCGAGCGTCGTGGCGCCGATGGTTTGCAGTTCGCCGCGCGCGAGGGCCGGTTTGAGGATGTTGGCCGTGTCGAGGCTGCCCTGCGTGGAGCCGGCGCCCACGATGGTGTGTATCTCGTCGATGAAGATGATCGTGTCCTTGGCTTTGCGCAGTTCGTCCAGCAGCTGCTGCATGCGCTCCTCGAACTCGCCGCGGAACTTCGTGCCCGCCACGAGCGACGAGACGTCGAGCGAGAAGAGCGTTTTGTCGGCGATGGTGTAGGGCACTTCGCCGCGCGCGATGCGCAGCGCCAGCCCTTCGACGATGGCGCTCTTGCCCACGCCGGCCTCGCCGATCAGGATCGGGTTGTTTTTCTTGCGGCGCGAGAGGATCTGCACCACGCGTTCGATCTCCTGCTCGCGGCCTATGATCGGGTCGATCTTCCCCTCGCGGGCCAGCCGCGTAAGGTTCACGCCGAACTTGTCCAGCAGGTGGGCCGGGCCTTTCTCCTCGTTCCTGTTCTCCTCGCCGAAGTCGAGCATGTGAACCTGCACTTCGGTGCGGAAGTCGTCGCCCACGGCGAATTTTTGCAGGTCTCCGGACACGCTGTCGGCCGTCACGCCGTACATCTCCAGTACGCGCGCGGTCGCCGTCGAACGGTCGCTGATGATGGCCAGCAGCGCGTGGGCCGTCGACACGCTCCGGGCGACGCCCGGCATTGCGAGCAGTTCCTCGGTGAAGTCGCGGTAATACTCCTCGGGCGACCGGGTCTCCTGCTGTTTGGCGCTGATTACCTCGCGTTCGATGCGCAGGCGCACCTGATAAAGCTCCCAGTCCTTGAGTCGGGAGGATAAAAGCTGGTAGGCGAGCGACCCCTCTTCGCGGAGCAGTTCCAGCGTGAGGAAGTCCTTGAGCGAATGCGTCATTCCCGCCTTCGTCGTGTTGAATGCCGAACGGGCGATGATGCCCTCCAACGTTTTCGAAATTTTTGGTTGCATGTTGCGTCGTCGTTATGAATTCGCCATACTAACGAGAGCGCGTATGTGATTATTATGCGGCCGTTTTTGTTTAGTGGCTGAACTTTGGTGGCTGATGCAGAGGCGTTTCCATCGGACGGGCATTTTCGGAGCAGCCCCAAGGCATCGGGTTTACCGGCTGACTTCCAGTGTCTTGCGGGCTTTATCGGAGCGCTTCCGAACGGAATTGTATAGAATCGGCTTTTTTATGGCGCGACTTGCCGGAATGTTCCGGATATTTCGCTGACGATCACCGAAATCCGACAGGAATGCATTTTCGGCCTTTTGGGGTATAAAATTTTATTTCGGGTGATTTCGTGACGGAAAAGGCTCTCCCGGACAGTCGGTTTTAGCTCTCCGCCCGCCGGGTTTTCAGCTGCGGGGCCACTCGCCGACCTCCATGTCGCGCATCTCCGCGCCGTCGATCGTAAGGCGTACGGCCGTGCGGACCTTGTGGAAGCCGAACTCCCCGGCAGCTCCGGGGTTGACGTGGAGCAGGTCGTAGACGGGATCGTAGATGACTTTGAGGATGTGGGAATGCCCGGCGATGAAGAGTTTCGGGTGCACGGACTGGATTTTCTGCACGGCGCGCGGGTCGTAATGGCGGGGATAACCTCCGATGTGGGTCATCAGCACCTGCACCCGCTCGCACTCGAAGGCCTGGAACGCGGGATAGACGCGGCGGGTCATGCCGCCGTCGATGTTGCCGCTCACGGCGCGGAGCGGCTTGAATGCGGCGATCCGGTCGGCCAGCTCGATCGAGCCGATGTCGCCCGCATGCCAGATTTCGTCCACGTCTTTCAGAAATTCGCGGAGCGTGTCGTCGAAGGTTCCGTGGGTGT
This Alistipes shahii WAL 8301 DNA region includes the following protein-coding sequences:
- a CDS encoding ATP-dependent Clp protease ATP-binding subunit encodes the protein MQPKISKTLEGIIARSAFNTTKAGMTHSLKDFLTLELLREEGSLAYQLLSSRLKDWELYQVRLRIEREVISAKQQETRSPEEYYRDFTEELLAMPGVARSVSTAHALLAIISDRSTATARVLEMYGVTADSVSGDLQKFAVGDDFRTEVQVHMLDFGEENRNEEKGPAHLLDKFGVNLTRLAREGKIDPIIGREQEIERVVQILSRRKKNNPILIGEAGVGKSAIVEGLALRIARGEVPYTIADKTLFSLDVSSLVAGTKFRGEFEERMQQLLDELRKAKDTIIFIDEIHTIVGAGSTQGSLDTANILKPALARGELQTIGATTLDEYRENIETDSALERRFQKVVIEPTTPEQTLQILRNIAPHYERHHKVHYTEEALQACVTLTGRYVTDRYFPDKAIDALDEAGSRAHLQSAREPEELRAMKTALSDARRERREAVEALVYEKAASARMREIALHSKLGESRAEWKRSLESNPVEITARHIQEVITAMTGIPAERVSDGEMIRLQTLREHLAKRVVGQQEAVEKISRTIRRSRAGLKDENRPIGVFLFVGPTGVGKTLLAKEVSKWLFDERRGLIRIDMSEYGEKHNVARLIGSPPGYVGYGEGGQLTEAVRRQPYAVVLFDEIEKAHPEVFNAMLQIFDEGHLTDGSGRKVDFRNTIIIMTSNVGSRAVIQKSVHVGYSTTSKSAVADRTPQSEYRKALEHTFAPEFLNRIDDIVLFRTLEIADVERIVDLELQGLMARTGRLGYKVKITEGAKRRLAAMGYESRYGVRSLKRTLMDNVEEPLSSLIIDGKLHEGDTVVVESDKAHGVKLRVA
- a CDS encoding metallophosphoesterase family protein; translation: MKRIGIISDTHGTFDDTLREFLKDVDEIWHAGDIGSIELADRIAAFKPLRAVSGNIDGGMTRRVYPAFQAFECERVQVLMTHIGGYPRHYDPRAVQKIQSVHPKLFIAGHSHILKVIYDPVYDLLHVNPGAAGEFGFHKVRTAVRLTIDGAEMRDMEVGEWPRS